From Halorussus lipolyticus:
CTCGAAGCGCCTCCGAGACGGTCTGGGACTTCCAGACGTAGGCCACCAGATACCCGACGAACCACGCGCCGGCACCGCCGACTGCGCCGCGGGCGAGCAGTCCCCTGACAGCGATTCCGTCTCCCGTTCCGGTAGCGTCTCGGGTCGTGGACATACCGGCGACCTTCTACCGACGGATGGAGTATCTTGTGGCCTCCCGACAGCGGATTGAAGCCTGTTCCCTCTCGAATCGCTCGCCCTGCCGCTCCGAATCCGTCGCCGTCGAGGACTGCCCCCATCGGATTCAAGACCGCGGACGAGAAATATCCACCAAATGATTCTCCGGGATGTCAGGATTTTGGACGGAACCGGCGAGGAGGACGACGAGGCGTCGCTCCGGTTCGACACCGAGGAGGGCCGAATCGAAGCGGTCGGCGATGCCGAACCCAGAGACGACGAGGAGATATTCGACCTCGGTGGCAAGACGGTCGTGCCGGGGCTGGTGGACGCCCACGTCCACTTCTCGCTGTCGGGGCAAGCGAGCGTGACCGAGGTGGTGAACATGAGCGAGGGCGAACTGATGCTGACCGAGGCCAAGAACGCCCGCGAGACCCTCACAGCCGGGATTACCGGCGTCCGAGCGATGGGAGCGCGGGACCTCGACGTGGTGCTGGCCGAACGCATCGAACGCGGCGACGTGCCCGGTCCCCGGATGGTGGCGAACTGCCGGTCCATCACCATCACCGGCGGGCACGGCCATCACCTCGGCCGGGAGGTAGACGGCCCGACCGAGTGCCGGAAGGCGGTCCGCGAGCAGGTCAAGCAGGGCGCGGAGTTCATCAAGTTCATGGCGACCGGCGGGGTGACGACGCCCGGCACGGACCCCGACTCGCCCGCGTTCACCCAAGACGAGATGGACGCTCTCGTGGACGAGGCCCACCGCCGAGGAGTCCACGTCGCCGCCCACGCTCACGGCGCAGAGGGAGCGCGGGCCGCCATCCGAGCAGGCGTGGACACCATCGAACACGGTACCTTCCTCGATTCGGCGACCATCGAACTGCTGGTGGCCGAGGACGTGGTGCTGGTCCCGACCCTCTCGGCACCCTACCGCATCGTCCGCAACGCCGACCACGCCACCGACGAGAGCGTCCAGAAGACCCAGAACGTCTACGAGCGCCACATCGAGTCGTTCGAGGCCGCGGTCGAGGCGGGCGTCGAAATCGTCGGCGGCACCGACGCCGGCACGCCGTTCAACTACCACGGCGCGAACGCCACCGAAGTCTCGTTCATGACCGAGTACGGGATGGACCCGATGGACGCCATCGTCGCCATGACCGGCCGCGCGGCGGACGTTATCGGCTTGGACGACGCCGGAACGCTCGAATCCGGGTCGTTCGCCGACCTCCTCGTGCTGGACGAGAACCCCCTCGAAGACACCGCCGCGCTCCGCGAACCGGAGGCGGTTCTCAAGGGCGGCGAACTCGTCGCCGGAACGGCGCTGGACCGGTTGGGCGACCGCAGAGCGGAGTCGAACTCGTCTCCTCGGACCGAGGACGCCGACCCCGCCGTCGGCGAGTGAGCGTCGGCGGGGAGCGCGTCAGTGGGTGAAGACCAGAATTCGGTCGTCGTCGCGGACCACGCAGAACCGACCGCCCGGCGGGTTGAAACTGTTGTGGCGCTTCTCGGAAATCAGCAGGTCCGAAAAGACGTCGTCGCACGCCGGGCAGGACAACTCTTTCTTGTTCTCCCATAACTCTACCTTGCCCGTATCCTTGTGGAGTTTCAGCGCGTGGCGATGGTCGTGGACGTCGAATCGCTCGGGCATATCTCGGCCTTCTCGTCAATCGCCCTTCGTCGCTTCGCTCCACTCGTCGCTGGTGACGGGTAATGGCGAAACTGAATAAATGCTTCGACGGGTCGTAGCAAAGTTGTATATGATTTGGCCGACAAATGCCAAGTATGACTGACGAACAGGAACACCGAGAAGAAGTCAAAAACTCGGAGGGGTTCGTCCGGTCGAATCGACCGGACTTCACCGCAATGTTCAAGCGCGTCTTTCGCTCTGGCGGTCAGAAGTAGCCCGTAAAAACCTCGTTACAACTTCTCAATCTGGCGCTCGCAAGTCTCGGATTTTGCTCGCTGAGGCCGAACCTATCCTTCGCAACCACTAAACTCCCTTCGTCCCTACTCCCCCTAATGACCGACTGGACCGAGAAATATCGGCCCTCCTCTCTCTCCGAGATTCGCGGGAACAACAAGGCCCGCGACCAGTTGAAGGAGTGGGCCCAGACGTGGGAGAACCACCGGGACGCCGCGATTTTGCACGGCAGTCCGGGCGTGGGCAAGACCTCCGCGGCCCACGCGCTGGCCAACGACATGGGGTGGCCGACTATCGAGTTGAACGCCAGCGACACTCGGACCGCGGACGTGGTGGACAAAGTTGCGGGCGAGGCCGCCAAGAGCGGGACGCTGACCCAGACCGCGCAGGGCGAAATCGGTCGCCGACTCGTCATCATGGACGAGGCCGACAACCTCCACGGCAACGTCGATAGAGGAGGAACCAAGGCCATCACCGAGGTCGTCAAGGAGTCGGGTCAACCGATGCTCCTCATCGCCAACGAGTTCTACGACATGTCGAACACCCTGCGGAACAACTGCGAGACCATCGAGTTCCGCGACGTGCAGGCCCGGTCTATCGTGCCTGCGCTCCGCCACATCTGCAAACAGGAGAACATCGACTACGAGAAAGACGCCCTCCGGGCTATCGCCGACAAGAACGACGGGGACCTCCGGTCGGCGGTCAACGACTTGCAGGCTATCGCCGAGACCAACGAGCGACTCACGAAGGAGGACGTCGAGGTCACGGGCGAGCGCGACCGGACCAGCGGCATCTTCGACTTCCTCGACGTGCTGTTCAAAGAGGCCGACGCCCAGAGCGCGATACAGCAGTCCTACGACGTGGACGAGACCCCCGACGACATGCTCAACTGGGTCGAGGACAACGTGCCCAAGGATTACGAGGGCGAGGAGTTAGCGACCGCCTACGACTTCCTCTCGAACGCCGACAAGTGGCTCGGCCGGGTCCGGGCCTCCCAAGACTACTCGCTGTGGCGGTACGCTGGCGACAACATCGCGGGCGGAGTTGCGGCCGCTCGGCAGGGCGACAAGGGCGACTGGACCCGGTATGGCCCGCCGAGTTACTGGCGAAAGCTCGGGAGTTCGAAGGCCAACCGGAACAAGCGCGACTACGTGGCCCGCAAAATCGCCGAGGCCGACGGCGTGAGCATGTCCACCGCCCGGCGGGAGATGCTTCCCTTCCTCTCAGCGATGACCCACCACTGCAAGAACCGCGAGTTGACGATAGCGATGACGGCGAAGTACGAGTTGGAGGCCGAACACGTCTCGTTCGTCACCGGGTCCGGCAAGACCACGAACAAGGTCCAGAACATCGTCGAGGAGGCAGAGGAACTCCGGGAGGAGGAGGCCGTGGAGCATTCCGGGGGCGCGTTCGAGGGGAGTCACGGGAGCCGAGCCACCGGGGCCGAAGCCGATTCGGACAGCGACTCGGCGGCCGGTTCGGAGGCCGAGGGGGCGTCCGAGGACGACTCGGAGGCCGACGCCAGCGAGGACGACACCGACGACAATCAGGCCGGACTGACCGACTTCGGGTCGGACTGACTTCTGAGTCGCCTGCGGGTCGGAGGAGTCGGGGGCAGTCGGGGGCTACCGGGCGGGCCAGACGAGGATTTCGCCGTCCTCGCGGACCGTCACGTCGTGGCCCTCGTACTGGAACGTAATGGACGTCTCCGTCTCGCGGTCGCGCATCGACGCGACGAACTCGTGGAGCGCGTCAGGGTCCATGTACTCGTAGAGGGGCGCGAGTTCAGTCACCGAGACCCCGGTCGCCCGAGAGATGGCGCACGTGACCGCCGAGTCGAGCGTCTCGGTGCCCTCCCAGTCGGCCTGCACGCGCAGGGGTGTCTCGCTCTCGTACTCCACCGCGTCAACCGTGTGCGTTTCCGTCTTCGACATGATGTCTCGCCAATTCACGGCAAGACGGACAGGTGCTTGAACCCCTGAAACGCTGAAAGCCGATTGGAAATTCTGAGCGCGGGTTGGCGTCGAATTAATCCGGATTAAACCTGCCAACTCCTTCCTAATCGGGGTAACGACCGAATACGCCCGAGAAACGTCTCGTGGAATCCCGTCTGAGCGGGTAAGACGACCCAAAATGACGCAATCTCTTTTTTGCTGGGGGCCGGAGATACAGTCGAATGGGGGCGCGACAGTTCGCGTTGTTCGCCGCGGCGCTCTGTCTCGTGGCCGCGGTCGGTACGCCTATTGGCGGAGCGGTCTCAGAGAGACCGATTGAGGGAGCGGTCTCAGCGAGTCCGATGGACTCGCCGACGACGCCAGCGACCGCCCGGTCCCAGATGCAACAGGTCACGCCCGACACGGTGGTCCTCGACGTACAGGTGTACGAAAACGGGACCGCCACGTGGGAAGTGGTCTACCGGACGCGACTCGACGACCCCGAGACGACCGCGGCCTTCCGAGGCTACAAGGCCGACATCGAGAACAACTCCGAACGCTACAGCCAGCAGTTCGTCGGCCGGATGAACAGTACCATCCGGAGCGCCGAGGAGTCCACGGACCGTGAGATGTCCGGTACCAACTACTCGGTCCGGGCCGAGATTCGGGAGTTCCCCCAGCGATACGGGCTGGTGGTCTACTCGTTCAAGTGGCGCGGGTTCGCCGACGTGTCGGGCGACCGAATCCGGGTCGGCGACTCGCTGTCGGGGCTGATTCTCAACGAGAAGACCCGCCTGCTGGTGAAGTGGCCCGAAGGCTACGAGGCCACCACCGTCGAACCCGAACCCGAAACGGGCTACGAGAAGCGCGACCAAGCGGTGGTCTGGAACGGTCCCATCGAGTTCGCCAGCAACGAACCGCGAGTCGTCGTCTCGACGCCCGGCACCGGGTGGTTCGACCTCCCCGAGAACCTACCGTGGGGACTGTTCGCGCTCGTCGCGGGTGGTCTCGGGGTCCTCGTCGCGCTCGGGGGCGGCGGGTGGTGGCTCTACCGGTCGCGCGACGAGGAGACCGACGACGCCGACGCCGAACCGCCCGAGGACCTCCTGAGCAACGAGGAGCGCGTTTTGCGACTCCTCGAACGTCGGGGCGGTCGAGTCAAGCAGAAAGCGGTGGTGGACGAACTCGGGTGGACCGAGGCCAAGACGAGCCAAGTCGTCGGGAGCCTGCGCGAGCAGGGCAAAATAGAGAGTTTTCGGTTGGGTAGGGAGAACGTACTCGCGCTGGCCCAAGAACAACGGGAATCCTAACTCGGACGGCAGGCGTGGCGGACCGATAGGCCGCCCGAATCAGTCTTAATTCGGCTAAATCCGAGTTCAGTAACGGCGGCTTATTGGCCGTGGACGGCGTGGAAACGGACGAATGAGACCGACGTTCGTCTTGCTCCTCGCGGTGGTCGCGCTCGTCGGAGCGACCGGGGCAGTCGCGGCCGATGGGGGAGACCAGACAGGGGTACAGAACGGGACAGTCGCCGAACAGCAGGCAGGTGGGCAGAATCAGACGGCCGGTGGGCAACAAGCGGGCGGGCAGAACGAGACGACCGGCGAACAGCAGGCGGGCTGGCAAAACCAGACGACCGGTGAAAACCGAACCGACGGGCCGAATCGGTCGGCACCGCAAGCCAAGTCGAGTAGCGAGTTGGGACTACAGGACCAGTCGAGTCAGAGTCCGCCGCCGTGGCCGGACGAGGACGACACGACCGGGAACGACTCGAACGCGACCACGACCGGCGTCTCGCCGGGTCAGCAACTCGCCGGTGCGGTCGGTGCGCAGGGGGCCTCGCTTCAGGGCGACCTCTGGAACCGCACGCTCGCCGGGCGGTTGAGAAACGCGACGACGCCCGGCGAGCGCGCAGAGGTCCTGAGAAACGAAGTCAAGTTACTCGAATCGAACCTCGCCGCGCTCCAGTCGGTGCGGGGGAACCTCACCGAGGAGTGGGCCGACGGCGAGATTTCCGAGGGTCAGTACCGGGCCTCGCTCTCGGAGTTCGTGGTCCGGGCGCGGACCGTCGAACTGCGGGCCAACCAAACCGCCAGAGTGGCCGAGGAGCTATCGGTGCGAACCCGCGAGACCCACGACGTCAACGTGAGTTACATCCGCAGTCTGGGCGAGGAGGCCCACGCGCTCTACCAGTTCGAGGACGAAATCGGACAGGAAGTGGCGAACGAGACGCTGGCGAATCAGAGCATGGCGGAACTGCCGATGGGCGATTCGGAGGACGAGGACAAGCGTTCCGACGAGCGTTAGGGAATTGTGTAGTTGTTTTAGAACCATACTTGTATTGTCTTAATGATTGTTCTGGTGTCTTCTCCGGGTTAGTTCGTTTCGAGGTGAGTACGACCGCGAACCGCGGAATCGCCGTGATGAACACTTCTTGAAGCCCCCGCCCGCTCGCGGTCGCTGGCCGGCATATCCGACGGACGTAGTTGCGACGGATAGGGGCCGACCAGCGACCGCGACCGGGCGGCCCCTTCGTCCCACCCGGAGGTTTGTTCGGTCGGGCATTCGCTGGTAGTTGCTTCGCCGGGCGGCTCCGGTGGGTGGTTCACCGAGCACATCCCCGTGGAAAGTTCCACCGAGCGCGCTCGGCGTCGGCCGGTCTGCCGACGCCGGGCAAAAAGGAGAAACCGGGGAAAACCGAATTTGAGGTCCTCAGTACGGGATGACCTCGAAGCCCTGCGGAAGCACGAACCCGAGAATCAGGAACAGCAGTCCCGCGATGGTCGCGGTGATGGCCGCGTAGGGAATCTGGGTCCGGACGTGGACGAGGTGGTCGCTCCCCGAGGTCGAGGACGCCAGCACCGTCGTGTCCGAAATCGGCGACGAGTGGTCACCGAAGATGCCGCCGCTGAACACCGCGCCCAGCACGAGGGGCAGGTTCGCGCCGGTGGTGAACGCTACCGGGATGGCGATGGGGAACATGATGCCGTAGGTGGACCACGAACTCCCGTCGGCGAAACTGATGCCGGCGGTGGCGAAGAACACGAGGAGCGGGATGATGCCCGCGGGAACGCCTTGGAACCAGTCGGTGACGAAGTTCGAGATGCCGAGTACCGTCACGCTGTTCTGAATCGACGAGGCCAGCGTCAGGATGAGCGCCGCGAGGAAGATGCCCTTGAACCCGCGGACCAGCGCGTCGGTGGCGTCGTCGTTGCTCGGGATGTCGCCCCGGAGGCGGTAGAGGACGAACGCGACCACGAGCGCCGCGGTGGCCGCCAGTCCCAACCGAACCCCGCCGATGTTGAAGGCCCACTCGCCGGTCGGCGGCACCATCAGTTTGTATCCGCCGAGTGCGAACAGCAGGTTCTCGGGCTTGCCGGGCACGTGGACCACGGGACTCCCGCGCCAGAACATCGCGCCGAGACCGACCGCAATCATCGTCGCCACCGGAATGGCGAAGTTCCGCCAGTCGGGCGTTGCAGTGTCGGCCATCTCGTACTCGTCCATCTCCTCGGAAATCATGGGGTCTTGGTCGGGGCCGACGACCCCGCCGCCGTTCCGAGCGCGCTCCTCCTCTCGACCCATCCCGAAGATGTTGGGGAAGACCTGCCACGCGACCAGTCCCGCGATGACCAGCGCGACCCACGAGTAGAACCCGAAAAAGAGGCTGTTGAAGAACAGCGGCCAGATTTCGGCGGTGACGGCGCTCGCGCTCTCGCCGGTCCCGCTGACGAACCCGCCCATGCCCTCGGGCAGGACGCCCTGCTTCTGGGCCTCGGTGAGGCCGCCGCCGATGAACCCGATGAGCGCCGCGCCCCACGTCGAGTAGAACGCGAGGCGGGCGGCGGGACTCCCCGCCGAATCGACGTAGTAGGCCAACTTGGCCCGCGAGACGTTGTACTTGTCCGTCAGCGGGCGCATCATCGACCCGACCACCAGACAGTTGAAATAGTCGTCGATGTGGACCGCGATTCCTGCGATGTAGGCCGCCTTCTCGGCGTCTGCCGGGGAATCGGCCCAATCGGCCAGCGCCTCGAGCACGCCCTGAATCGCCCCGGCGCGAATCATGAGTCCTATCATCCCGCCGATTGCGAAGATAGCCAACAGGACGTTCTCGACGTACCACGCGCTACTGAACAGCGGCGCGGTCGCCACCAGCGTCGGAATCACTTTGAGACCGAACAGCGCCCCGAGTGCGTTGCCCGCCGGAGTTCCCACGAGGTCCGGCGGCACCCCAACCGCGTCCGCTCCCGGCCTCAGCGCGCCGTAAACCGGCCCGGCACTCGCTACTCCGACGAACAGTCCGATGAGCGCGTCTCGCGTCGTCCACGCCAAGGTAATCGCCAAGATTGCGGGGACGAGCGACCAGACGCCAGCGTCGATACTTTCTAGAGCCATCTACCGCCCTCATGGTAGTCGGTGACACAAAGGGGTTTCGACTGAAAGAAACTCTCTCGGGCGCGAATTTCAGAAAATCCGACGGTTTTAAGCAGTCCTACAGCACGCGCTGGAGGAACTGCTTGGCCCGGTCAGTACTCGGGTGGTCGAAGAACTCCTCTGGCGGGCCGGACTCCACGATGCGACCCTCCGACATCAGCACCACCCGGTCGCCAACCTCGCGGGCGAATCCCATCTCGTGGGTCACGACCAGCATCGTCATGCCCTCCTCGGCCAGTCCGCGCATGACGCCAAGCACCTCGCCGACTAACTCGGGGTCGAGGGCGCTGGTCACCTCGTCGAACAGCATCACCTCGGGGTCCATCGCCAGCGCCCGAGCGATGGCGACGCGCTGTTTCTGCCCGCCCGAGAGTTCCGCGGGGTAGGAGTTCATCTGGTCGCCGAGACCGACCTCCGAAAGCAGGTCCTCGCCCTTCTGGCGGGCCTCGGCCTTCGAGAGGCCCCGGACCCGGACCGGCGCGAGCGTGACGTTCTCCAGCGCCGTCTTGTGCGGAAAGAGGTTGAAGTGCTGGAACACCATCCCGACCTTCTGGCGCAGGCGATTCACGTCCACGCCGGGCGCGGTGATGGCCTCGCCGCCGATTCGGACCTCGCCGTCCTGAATCTCCTCCAGTCGGTTCACGCACCGCAGGAGCGTGGATTTCCCGCTTCCGCTCGGCCCGACGATGACGACGACCTCTTGGGCCTCGACCGCGAGGTCGATGTCCTTGAGGACGTGGGCGGTCCCGAAGAACTTATCCACGCCGTCGAACTCCACCATCGGTTGCCCGGCAGAGAGGTCGTCGGTCGTGACCACGGCCTCGTCGGTGGTCTGGTCGCTGGTGGTTTCGTTGCTGGTCGCCTCGTTGCCGGTAGTCTCGTCGGTCGCCACCGCGGAGTCGTCGGCGTCACTCACGCCGTCTCACCTCGGTCGAGGAGTCCGCCCGGTTCGTCGCCCTCGCCCGACTCCTCGTCGTCCTCGTCGCCGCCCGGCCCGGACCCCCACTCGGCCCGTTCTTCGAGGTACTGGACGAGACGCATCAGCGGGAGCGTGATGGCCAGATACGTGATGGCCACCAGCACAATCGGCGTCCACGCGTCGAACTGGTTCGAGTTGACTTCTCGGAAGACGGTGATGATTTCGGGAAACGCGATGACGGTCAACAGCGACGTGTCCTTGACCAGAATCACTTGGTCGTTGCCGATGGCCGCCAGCGAGTTGCGCCACGCTTGGGGCAGGACGACCTCCCGCATCGAATCGACGTAGGACATGCCCAGCGACCGGGCGGCCTCCATCTGGCCGCCGGGCACCGCGTTGATGCCGCCCTTGACGGCCTCGCCGACGTAGGCCGCGTGGTTCAGCGTCAGGGCGACGATGGCCGTGAGGAAGGTCCAGTCCACGACGATAATCTCGGGGACGACGGTGTAGCCTTCGGAAATCGGGAACTGGCCCGGCGGCCACAGCGACGGGATGCCCAGATAGATGATGAACAACTGGAACAGCAGGGGCGTCCCCCGGAAGAACTGGACGTAGGCCGTGGCGATGGCGTGTGTGACCGAGGTCCGGGAGACGCGCCCGAGACCGACGAACACCCCGGCGGTGACCGCGAGGACGCTGGAGACGACCACGACCGCCACCACCCGGAGGAACGCCACGCCGAACCGGGGCGCGACCGAGACCAGCAGGTCGTAGTTCACGTACTCCAGCAGGACCAGCGCGATGAACCCGAGGATGACCGCGGTGAACGCCAGCGCCACCGCGAGACCGGTCCACTTGACGCGCTCGTCGGTCAGGAGGCTATCGTCGCCGGTCGGTTCGACGGCCTGCTCGTCGCTGTACGTCTCCGCCATCCCGGATTACCCGCCGTTGGTGGTCGTGTCGGTCGCGTTGCCCATCGTGTCAGTGCCGTTTCCGGTTGCTGTGCCGTTTCCGGTTGCGGTCCCGTTTGCGGTGGTCGTCCCGCCGGCCCCGGCCCGGTCGAGGATGCTCGGCGGCGGCGACCCGGTGAAGTACTCGGTGTAAATCTCGGCGTAGCGCCCGCTGGCGATGACCGCGTTGAGCGCCTCGTTGACCTGCTCGCGGAACTCGTCGTCGTCCTGCCGGAAGGCGATGCCGTAGCGCTCGACGGTCAGGGTGTAGTAGGGCGGCGCGCTCTCGAACTCCTCGGCGGCCTGCCCCTCGCCCTCCAGCATGACGATTGCGTCTCGGTCGTCGGCGTACTGGAGGTTGACCGCGTTGTCGTTGATAACCGCGACCGCCTGATTGTTCAGCAGGGCGTTGAACGCGCCCGGAATCTGGTCGTAACTGTCGATGTTCAACTCGCCCTCGAACTCGTCGCGCAACTGCTGGGCGGCGGCCTCGCCCGTGGTCCCCTTCTGGACCGCGACGGTCTGGCCTCTCAGGTCCTCGATGCTCTCGATACCGCTTCCCTCCAGAATCGCCACGGTCTGGTAGGCGATGAAGTACGGGTCCGAGAAATCGACCTGCTCTGCGCGCTGGTCGTTGATGGTCATCGCCGACATGATGATGCGGAAGTTCCCGTTGTTCAAACTCGGGATGATGGTGTCGAACCCGGTCTGGACGAACTCGTATTCTCTGCCTAGCTCCTCGAAAATCGCCTCCGCGAGGTCCACGTCGAACCCCACCAGCGACCCATCTTCGGTCCGGTACTCGAAGGGCTTGTACGGGATGTCGGACCCGATTTGAATCACTTCTTCGTCCTGCGCTCCGGAGACGCCCCCCAGCGCCAGTCCGCCCACGATTCCTGCACTTCCCTTGACAAACGACCGCCTGTCGATGTCCATCTGTTTTCCCCCGAACATCACGTCTACCCGATACCATATAATCGTTGGCTCGAAACGTCCAAATTCGGAGGAAAGAGCGGCTAAATTCGATTAATCGTCGCTCGGATAGCCGGCGGTCGCGTCGGCGGTCTGCGAGTCGGGTGCGCCCGAGGCCTCGTAGGACCACAGCGTCGTCGCCAACAGCGCGCCGAAGATTATCAGCGCCGCGGTGTGGTGGGCCACCTGCACCAGCGGCGTGTAGACGAAGACGGTCGCACCGCCGAGGACGACCTGAATCGGCGTGACCGCCAGCGCGAGGGTCGCCGCGCCCCGAATGCGCTTCTGCCCGGTGTACTTCCACGCCCCGACGGCGGTGCCGAGGATGAAGAACCCGGTAATCATCGCCACGAGTCGGTGGAACCACTCCACGAAACTCGGCCACGTCTGCGGGAGGACGCCGCCGTCGCAGAGCGGCCACTGGGCCGAACACGACAGACCTGCGCCCATCGCGGCGGTGTAGACGCCCAGCAGGATGAGCGTGAACGTTAGCCCGGTGGTGACCGCCGCGAGATGTCGGAACCGCACCATCAGCGGGTACCTCCTCGCGCACAGGTTTGGATTGTGTGGACTTTCACGGTTGGAACTCCCCTTAGCGGACGTTTCGGCCGGTCGTACTTAGGTCTGTTCGACTGGTTCTGACCAAGGCGAGAACAGATGAGGGATAGGGTGGTCGATATTCGTTTATTGGCGTGGAACTTCGTCGGTCGGTCCTTTGAATACGAGTGCGCCGTCGAATACCATCTCGGAAATCTCGCGCTCGCGGTCTTCGTCTGATCCGGAGTCCATCTTGACTATTCTTTCGTAGATAGGCGTAAATAGATTGTGCCACGAGTAGCACTACAGTCGTTGTCGCCGACGTGCTACATATCGGCGTGCGAGCGCCGGAAACCCGCTCAAGTAGACGACAACGAGCAACAGGAAGTTCGTACCGGCAAGCAGGAACGGGGAAACCGTATCGAGAGCTACGTGATACACACCCAACGAAAAGTAGGTCAGTGACGCGACTAAGGTTATCGTAGTTAGCGTTATCCACGGCGCATTCCGGAGGTTCGCCTCTGTGTTATACTGAATCCACTTGGCGTAACTCTTGGTCAAGACTCGGAGGAGTTCCTCGTCGGTAACGTCGTGGTCGAGAACTTGAATTACGTTTCCCGAATCGACTCCTGCACGAAAGTCGGTCGTTCGATACGTGAGGGCCGCAGTTGCGCTTGACGTAAGCAGAAGAACCAAACCGATACCGAAATACTGACTCCAGAAGTCAGTTACTGCTAACGAATCAGATTTCGCTCCGAACGACAACGCCGATAGAAGCACGCCGATAACGAGGACGTTTACGCGAAGAATTTTGACAGCCTTCGTATCCATATCGTTGAGCGCCTGTATCTGGTGATTGAGAGTCTCGCGCGCTTCAGTTATCGTACGTTCTAAGCTCTCGTTCCCTCCATCGAACGAGAGGTTCTGAAGATCGTCTTCCAACTTGCCGCTACTCATCGGTGTGTAGTTTATTTAGCCTAAGTAGTCATAAATGCCTTTGGATATCCTTGATTAGCGGATAGAAAATTAAAATGATTCTAAAACAATCACATATCTGGTGTAGAAAAATATTAATATTTCTTTACATGCCTTCGGGATAGGTATTGGTTGGCGAGTTCGATAGCCGACCCCTTGAAGGCCGTCGCCCACGAGCGACCACACATGACCAAGCAGGAACGCCTCGACGCCTACCTCGCCGAGAACGACCTCGAAGCCGTCTGGTTCGCCCGGCCCAACTCCTTCGCGTGGCTGACCGGCGGGAGCAACGTCGTGGACCGCGAGGGCGACGTCGGCGTGGCCGCGGTAGGCTACGACGGCGAGGACCTCGAAGTCGTGACGAACAACATCGAGGCCGACCGACTCCGGGACGAGGAGCTACCCGAAAACGTCCCCGTCACCGAGTTCGACTGGTACGACCAGTCGCTCGCCGAGGCCGTCGCCGACCGCACCGCCGAACCCGTCGCGGCG
This genomic window contains:
- a CDS encoding COX15/CtaA family protein produces the protein MVRFRHLAAVTTGLTFTLILLGVYTAAMGAGLSCSAQWPLCDGGVLPQTWPSFVEWFHRLVAMITGFFILGTAVGAWKYTGQKRIRGAATLALAVTPIQVVLGGATVFVYTPLVQVAHHTAALIIFGALLATTLWSYEASGAPDSQTADATAGYPSDD
- a CDS encoding amino acid ABC transporter permease → MAETYSDEQAVEPTGDDSLLTDERVKWTGLAVALAFTAVILGFIALVLLEYVNYDLLVSVAPRFGVAFLRVVAVVVVSSVLAVTAGVFVGLGRVSRTSVTHAIATAYVQFFRGTPLLFQLFIIYLGIPSLWPPGQFPISEGYTVVPEIIVVDWTFLTAIVALTLNHAAYVGEAVKGGINAVPGGQMEAARSLGMSYVDSMREVVLPQAWRNSLAAIGNDQVILVKDTSLLTVIAFPEIITVFREVNSNQFDAWTPIVLVAITYLAITLPLMRLVQYLEERAEWGSGPGGDEDDEESGEGDEPGGLLDRGETA